The nucleotide sequence AATTGCCTTTTTCAGTTGGTGAATTTGTAATGTTCGTCAATATCTTTATCTTTTTATGGGCCGGATTTGTTCTCGGTTGGGAACATGCGATGTATTCCATTTTAACTTATTATATTGCTTCCAAAACGATTGATATCGTTATCCAAGGACTGGATGATACGAAAGCGGTCATTATTGTGTCCGATGAATTCATCGAATTGGGTGCTGCCATCAATTCCCGGCTTGGCCGAAGCGTCACCAAGCTGCACGGCAAAGGCGGCTACGAAGAATCTGCCAAAGATGTCATTTATGTAGTGGTGACGAGATTAGAAATTTCCAAACTGAAACACATTGTAGCCGACATTGATCCGAAAGCGTTTGTCACTATTATGGATACCCAGGAAGTGCACGGAGGAACTTTTAAAGCAGCCATCCATTAAGTTGGAGAGCTGCTTTTTTTCCTACTTTTACCGTACGGTCTGTGGTAAAATAAATGGCACTGCAACACACTTGAACAGAAAGAGGGGAACTTCCCATGCCGGTGCCATTTATAACGGTAGAAGGCCCGATTGGCGTTGGCAAAACGTCACTGGCAAAAGCAATTGCTGACCACCATCGTTTTCAAATGCTGAAAGAAATCGTCGATGAAAATCCGTTTCTGACAAAGTTTTATGAAGACATTGAGGAATGGAGCTTCCAGACCGAAATGTTCTTTTTATGCAATCGCTATAAGCAATTGACCGATATACAGAAAAAATTCATTTCCAACCGTGAGCCTGTAGCAGCGGATTACCATATTTTCAAGAACTTGATTTTTGCCAAGCGGACGCTGCCCGATGCTGAGTATGCCAAATACGAAGCAATCTACAAAATCCTGACAGCGGATATGCCGGCGCCGAATATGGTGATTTACTTGCATGCCAGTTTGGATACGTTGATGAAGCGCATCAAAATGCGCGGACGTGAATTCGAGCAAATGATTACCCCGGCTTATATGGAACAGCTTGTTGCTGATTACCATGAGTTTATAGAACGTTTTGAGCGGGAGCATCCGGAAATTCCGGTGCTGCGTTTTAATGGAGATGAAATGGATTTTGTCCAGAATGAAGTGGATTTGCAGCAGATCCTGACGAAAGTGGATGAAACCTTACAACAAAGGAGTTTAACGATATGAATTTACGTGAAAAATACGGCATTCCGGAAAATGCTGTGATTACCATTGCCGGTACAGTAGGTGTCGGCAAATCAACGATGACCAAGGCATTGGCGGATACGCTTCATTTCCGCACATCGTTTGAAAAAGTGGATGCCAACCCTTACCTGGATTTGTTTTACGATGACTTCGAGAAATGGAGCTTCCATCTACAAATTTACTTCCTGGCAGAGCGCTTCAAAGAACAAAAGCGCATGTTTGAATACGGCGGCGGTTTTATCCAGGACCGTTCCATTTATGAAGATACCGGCATTTTCGCGAAAATGCATTGGGAAAAAGGCACGATGAATAACGTGGACTACGAAACATACACGAATCTGTTTGAAGCTATGGTAATGACGCCATACTTCCCGCATCCGGATTTATTGATTTACCTGGAAGGGTCGATTGAAGACATTCTGGGGCGCATCCAGGAACGCGGCCGCGCAATGGAACAGCAGACGCCGGTCGAGTACTGGCTTGAAATGCATGAACGCTACGAAAAATGGATCAATTCGTTCAACGGCTGCCCGGTGCTGCGCCTGAACATCAACGATTATGATCTGATGAATGACCCGGACTGCGCTGAACGCATCGTAGAACGCATCGGCAATTTCATGCAGCAAACTTCCTTATTGAAAAAATAAGCTTTTCCCCTGAGTCCGTAATGGCTCAGGGATTTTTTATTTCCCGGGAAATAGTTTACGAACCAATAAAAAAAGCAGATGGCTTTGGGCCACCTGCTTTAACGTCGTGTTTTATGTATCGAAATCTTCAGACATATATGTGTTAAGAAAAATTCGCTACTTTCGTAACGAATCCAATCTCGAATTTATATGCGCGTGTAAATTCAAAAAATGGAGGAGGAAGAGGGATTCGAACCCCCGCGGGATTTGACTCCCCTGTCGGTTTTCAAGACCGATCCCTTCAGCCAAACTTGGGTATTCCTCCGTATCAGACAAGAATTAATTTATCATAAAACGAAACAATGTGTCAACAGTTTCAGGAATTTTTTTTGAGATTTTTTTAGAAGCCTTATTTTTTCCTTACTAATACGGGTTTTTCAGCTATTTGAGATTAAATAAGAGTTACGGATTGATTTTTCCGGGGAATATTCGTATACTAGTTAATGCCGTGCTAGGTGGGAAGATAGCGGTGTCCTGTAACCTGCAATCCGCTTTAGCAGGACTGAATTCCTTTCCTAGGCTGTTTGTGTGCAGGGTCTGACTCTTGCACGTAGTGTTGACATTTGGGTCCTGCGCAATGGAAACCCATGAACCATGTCAGGTCCGGAAGGAAGCAGCATTAAGTGGATCTTTTCATGTGCCGTGGGGTCGCCTAGATCGAGCCAACGACAAGGGTAACGCTTGTGTGCAGCAGTCAAAGAAAGGTGCACGGCAATAATTTTAAAACTCAAGCCTGTCCGCAACTTCGCGGACAGGTTTTTTGTATGAAAAAATTCCGGCTGGGAATCCTATAATGACGACGAATAACAGCCGGCAATTCAGAGGGTAATCATTCAGGAGCCTCCTCTTTTTATGATATAATTAAGGGACGAAAAACATATTTCACAAAAGGAGAGAAAAACGTTGGCGTATCAAGCTTTTTACCGTGTGTACCGGCCGCAGTCCTTTTCCGAAATGTCAGGTCAGTCGCACATCAAACAAACCCTTCAAAATGCTCTCCTTTACAATAAGACCACGCATGCTTATTTGTTTTCAGGGCCACGGGGCACAGGGAAGACCAGTGCAGCGAAAATCTTTGCAAAAGCGCTCAATTGCGAACAGGCTCCTGTAGCAGAACCCTGCAACGAATGCAGTTCTTGTAAGAGCATAACTGAAGGATCCAATACAGACGTCATCGAATTTGATGCGGCTTCCAATTCCCGGGTAGAAGAAATGCGGGAGATCATTGAAAAGGTCCGGTTCTCTCCGGCCAATTCCCGTTTTAAGATCTACATCATCGATGAAGTGCACATGCTTTCCAACAGTGCCTTCAATGCCTTGCTGAAAACACTGGAAGAACCGCCAGAGCACGTCGTCTTTATTTTGGCGACAACGGAGCCGCATAAATTGCCGCTTACCATTATTTCCCGCTGCCAACGCTTTGATTTTAAGCGCTTGACGCAGACGGATATTGTGGAACGGATGATTGAAGTTCTGACAGATGCAGGCATTCCTTATAATGAGCAAGTATTGAAAGTGATTGCACAGGCAGCAGCGGGCGGCATGCGGGATGCACTCAGCCTGCTTGACCAGGTCGTGTCGTTCAGCGGTGATGAAATGACGCTTGAAGACGCACTGCTTGTGACAGGATCTATCAGCCAGGACATGTTTTACGACATTGCAGAAGCACTCGTCGAAAGAGACATTGGCCAGGCGCTGACGCTTCTGGAGCAATTGGTGCGAGATGGCAAGGATCCGGTACGGCTTGTGGAAGACTTTATTACCTTTTTCCGGGACTTGCTGTTGATTCAGACGGCGCCGGATCTTCACGATATGCTGGAACTCGCAGCTCACGAAGAACGCTTCGAAGCGCTCGCCAAGCAATTCGAGCCGGCAACGCTTTATGCGTGGATTGATGTGTTGACGAAAACCCAACAGGAAATGCGGTTTTCCAACCACACCAAAATTTATTTGGAGACTGCTCTCCTGAAAATGGTGCAGGCAGACGCTCCAGCCATGATCTCTTCAGATTCGGCTTCTCCGGAGCTGGAAGCCAAGGTCAATCAATTGGAGCAATTGGTGATCCAGCTCCAGCAGCAACTGAAAAACGGAGCAATAGCTGCAGCTCCGGCAGCCGCTAATGCGGAACCGAAGCGCCGCCAACGGTCTCAAAGTGCCTTTAAGATTCCCGTTGGCCGTATTCAGGACGTCTTAAAGAATGCGACCAAACCGGATATCCAGGCGATTAAAACCAATTGGGCAACAGTAATGGGCCAATTGCAAAGATCGCATGCGGCTTTATTGAACGAAGCGGAGCCGGTAGCGGCGTCAGCGGATGCTTTTGTGTTAAAATTCAAGTATGATATTCATTGCCAGATGGCTTCCGACAACCAGACCTTTGCGGTCGCTTTCAGCCAACTTCTGCAGCAGTACACAGGGAAAGCCTACACGCCGATTTTTGTGCCGGATGAAAGCTGGCTGAAAATACGTGAAGAGTTTATTAGAAGCAACGGGTTGAAAGCAGGGGCAGATGAGAAGCAGACGGAGTCTGAAGAACCACATCCGTTTTCTGCGGAAGGCTCAGCAGCGGAAGAAGATCCGTTCATTGCGGAAGCCGAGCGGCTATTCGGCAAAGATTTTGTCGAAATCCATGAAGATTAATAAAAAACCTTGAGGAGGAAACAATTATGCGCGGTGGCGGAAATATGCAAGGCATGATGAAACAAATGCAGAAAATGCAAAAACAAATGGCTGAGGCTCAAGAAGAACTAGGGACATTGAAATTCGAAGGATCAGCTGGCGGCGGAATGGTGAAAGTTACTGTATCCGGACACAAAGAAGTATTGGATGTAGTGTTGGATCCATCAGTTGTCGATCCGGAAGATGTTGAAATGCTTCAGGACCTATTGATCGTGGCAACAAACGAAGCGTTTAAAAAAGCGGATGAGCATGCGAATTCCACAATGGGGAAATTCACTAAGGGGTTAAATCTTCCAGGCATGTTCTAGGAGGTAAACAGGATGCATTATCCAGAACCGATATCGAAATTGATGGAAAGCTTTATGAAATTGCCAGGAATCGGGCCGAAAACAGCGGCCCGGCTGGCATTTTTTGTGCTTGGAATGAAAGAGGACACGGTCCTTGATTTTGCAAAAGCACTGGTGGATGCCAAACGGAATTTGAGTTTCTGCTCAAACTGCGGGCATATCACCGATGTCGATCCGTGCATGATTTGCCAGGACCAATCACGCGACCGGACAACGATTTGCGTGGTACAGGATCCAAAAGACGTTATCGCCATGGAAAAAATGCGCGACTATACGGGGCTGTATCATGTCCTTCAAGGAGCCATTTCTCCAATGGATGGCATTGGACCGGAAGATATCAATGTTCCTTCTTTATTGAAGCGGCTGCAGGATGAAACGGTCAGCGAATTGATATTAGCGACAAACCCGACAATTGAAGGGGAAGCGACGGCCATGTACATTTCGCGCCTGGTAAAACCTTCCGGTATTAAAACAACGCGCATTGCACACGGACTGCCAGTGGGCGGAGATCTGGAATATGCGGATGAAGTCACGCTGTCCAAAGCATTGGAAGGGCGCCGTGAGTTGTAGCCGAAGCAACTGTGGCCTCATTTAATACAGTAGTATATGCTGTTCCTTCTATAAAGAAGAAAGAACGGTTCAGAAGATGCAAGGTTTTAAAAGCAGTGGCTTACATAGCATTGCTTTTTCTTATGGGCTCGAACGGGCGCCTTCTTATAGAAGAAACAGAAACGAGCTCGGAGAAAGACGCGGGAATTGGTGCTTAATCGTTGACGGCGATAGCGACAGCTGTTATATTAATAAGCGTCCCAAAAAACAAGGCAATTAAAACCTTTAAAGTTTTAGTTGACGTTTGGCGGTTATTAAGTTATACTAATATAGTTGTAGTTGAGAAACGATATAACAACTGAATCGATCGATTAGCTTCAACAAAAGAAAGTTGAAATTAGTTGTTGACATCGATTCTGAAATAAGTTATACTAATAAAGTTGTCATTAAGAAAACGACACAACATGAACCTTGAAAACTGAACAGCAAAACGTCAACAGATAGCAACGGCCGCGCAAAACGGCCCGCGCAAATGTACTGATCAGGCTTCGGCCAGATCAAGCGACTCGTGCGTTCTTCGGAACGGCGAGACGCCAGCAGAATTTGAGCAATCGGTTCTCTATAATGGAGAGTTTGATCCTGGCTCAGGACGAACGCTGGCGGCGTGCCTAATACATGCAAGTCGAGCGGAACACTTGGAGCTTGCTCCAAGCGTTTAGCGGCGGACGGGTGAGTAACACGTGGGCAACCTGCCCTGCAGATCGGGATAACTCCGGGAAACCGGTGCTAATACCGAATAGTTTGACCTCCCTCCTGGGAGGTTACGGAAAGACGGTTTCGGCTGTCACTGCAGGATGGGCCCGCGGCGCATTAGCTAGTTGGTGGGGTAACGGCCCACCAAGGCGACGATGCGTAGCCGACCTGAGAGGGTGATCGGCCACACTGGGACTGAGACACGGCCCAGACTCCTACGGGAGGCAGCAGTAGGGAATCTTCCGCAATGGACGCAAGTCTGACGGAGCAACGCCGCGTGAGTGATGAAGGTTTTCGGATCGTAAAACTCTGTTGCGAGGGAAGAAACCGTGCCAATTAACTACTGGCACCTTGACGGTACCTCGCCAGAAAGCCACGGCTAACTACGTGCCAGCAGCCGCGGTAATACGTAGGTGGCAAGCGTTGTCCGGAATTATTGGGCGTAAAGCGCGCGCAGGCGGTCCTTTAAGTCTGATGTGAAAGCCCACGGCTCAACCGTGGAGGGTCATTGGAAACTGGGGGACTTGAGTGCAGAAGAGGAAAGTGGAATTCCATGTGTAGCGGTGAAATGCGTAGAGATGTGGAGGAACACCAGTGGCGAAGGCGACTTTCTGGTCTGTAACTGACGCTGAGGCGCGAAAGCGTGGGGAGCAAACAGGATTAGATACCCTGGTAGTCCACGCCGTAAACGATGAGTGCTAAGTGTTAGGGGGTTTCCGCCCCTTAGTGCTGCAGCTAACGCATTAAGCACTCCGCCTGGGGAGTACGGCCGCAAGGCTGAAACTCAAAGGAATTGACGGGGGCCCGCACAAGCGGTGGAGCATGTGGTTTAATTCGAAGCAACGCGAAGAACCTTACCAGGTCTTGACATCCCGCTGACCGCCTTGGAGACAGGGCTTTCCCTTCGGGGACAGCGGTGACAGGTGGTGCATGGTTGTCGTCAGCTCGTGTCGTGAGATGTTGGGTTAAGTCCCGCAACGAGCGCAACCCTTGATCTTAGTTGCCAGCATTCAGTTGGGCACTCTAAGGTGACTGCCGGTGACAAACCGGAGGAAGGTGGGGATGACGTCAAATCATCATGCCCCTTATGACCTGGGCTACACACGTGCTACAATGGACGGTACAAAGGGCTGCCAACCCGCGAGGGGGAGCCAATCCCAGAAAACCGTTCTCAGTTCGGATTGCAGGCTGCAACTCGCCTGCATGAAGCCGGAATCGCTAGTAATCGTGGATCAGCATGCCACGGTGAATACGTTCCCGGGCCTTGTACACACCGCCCGTCACACCACGAGAGTTTGTAACACCCGAAGTCGGTGAGGTAACCCTTGTGGAGCCAGCCGCCGAAGGTGGGACAGATGATTGGGGTGAAGTCGTAACAAGGTAGCCGTATCGGAAGGTGCGGCTGGATCACCTCCTTTCTAAGGATAATCTCGGAACGGAGCTTACGCTCCGGTTGACGTTTTGCGTTCAGTTTTGAAGGTTCACCTTCGGCGATGCCGAGTTGGAACTTCAACAACTTGTTCTTTGAAAACTGGATATGACGACATTGAAACAACGAAAACAAGCAACACGAGTGATGAGACCGATTTGGTTCGGTCGACTTTCTAATGGTTAAGTTAGAAAGGGCGCACGGTGGATGCCTTGGCACTAGGAGCCGAAGAAGGACGGCACTAACACCGATATGCTCCGGGGAGCTGTAAGTGAGCATTGATCCGGAGATTTCCGAATGGGGGAACCCACCGCCTTTAATGGGGCGGTATCCATGTGTGAATTCATAGCACATGAGAAGGCAGACCCAGGGAACTGAAACATCTAAGTACCTGGAGGAACAGAAAGCAAATGCGATTCCCTGAGTAGCGGCGAGCGAAACGGGATCAGCCCAAACCAAGAGGCTTGCCTCTTGGGGTTGTAGGACACTCAATACGGAGTTACAAAAGAAGCGGTTAGGCGAAGCGACCTGGAACGGTCCGCCACAGTGGGTAACAGCCCCGTAGCCGAAAATCGCTTCCCTCCTGAGTGGATCCTGAGTACGGCGGAACACGTGAAATTCCGTCGGAATCCGGGAGGACCATCTCCCAAGGCTAAATACTACCTAGTGACCGATAGTGAACCAGTACCGTGAGGGAAAGGTGAAAAGCACCCCGGAAGGGGAGTGAAACAGATCCTGAAACCGTGTGCCTACAACTAGTCAAAGCCCGTTTATGGGTGATGGCGTGCCTTTTGTAGAATGAACCGGCGAGTTACGATTGCATGCAAGGTTAAGGTGAGAAGCCGGAGCCGCAGCGAAAGCGAGTCTGAATAGGGCGAATGAGTATGCAGTTGTAGACCCGAAACCAGGTGATCTACCCATGTCCAGGGTGAAGGTAAGGTAACACTTACTGGAGGCCCGAACCCACGCACGTTGAAAAGTGCGGGGATGAGGTGTGGGTAGCGGAGAAATTCCAATCGAACCTGGAGATAGCTGGTTCTCTCCGAAATAGCTTTAGGGCTAGCCTCAAGATTGAGAATCCTGGAGGTAGAGCACTGTTTGGACTAGGGGCCCATCCCGGGTTACCGAATTCAGACAAACTCCGAATGCCAGTGATTTATGCTTGGGAGTCAGACTGCGAGTGATAAGATCCGTAGTCAAGAGGGAAACAGCCCAGACCACCAGCTAAGGTCCCCAAATATCCGTTAAGTGGAAAAGGATGTGGCGTTGCTTAGACAACCAGGATGTTGGCTTAGAAGCAGCCATCATTTAAAGAGTGCGTAATAGCTCACTGGTCGAGTGACACTGCGCCGAAAATGTACCGGGGCTAAACGGATTACCGAAGCTGTGGATGGACATCTCAGATGTCCGTGGTAGGAGAGCGTTCTAAGGGCGTCGAAGCGGGACCGGAAGGATCCGTGGAGCGCTTAGAAGTGAGAATGCCGGTATGAGTAACGAAAGACGGGTGAGAATCCCGTCCACCGAATGCCTAAGGTTTCCTGAGGAAGGCTCGTCCGCTCAGGGTCAGTCGGGACCTAAGTCGAGGCCGATAGGCGTAGACGATGGACAACAGGTTGATATTCCTGTACCACCTCCCCGCCGTTTGAGCAATGGGGGGACGCAGAAGGATAAGGCGAGCGCGCCGTTGGTTGAGCGCGTCCAAGCAGCAAGGTGGGAAACGAGGCAAATCCCGTTTCCGCAAACATTGAACTGTGACGGCAAGGGGCGTATGCCCTGGAGTCCCTGATTTCACACTGCCAAGAAAAGCCTCTAGCGAGGCGGGAGGTGCCCGTACCGCAAACCGACACAGGTAGGCGAGAAGAGAATTCTAAGGTGAGCGAGTGAACTCTCGTTAAGGAACTCGGCAAAATGACCCCGTAACTTCGGGAGAAGGGGTGCTCTGGTAGGGTGTATAGCCCGAGAGAGCCGCAGTGAATAGGCCCAGGCGACTGTTTAGCAAAAACACAGGTCTCTGCAAAACCGTAAGGTGACGTATAGGGGCTGACGCCTGCCCGGTGCTGGAAGGTTAAGGGGAGTGCTTAGCGCAAGCGAAGGTGCGAACTGAAGCCCCAGTAAACGGCGGCCGTAACTATAACGGTCCTAAGGTAGCGAAATTCCTTGTCGGGTAAGTTCCGACCCGCACGAAAGGCGTAACGATCTGGGCACTGTCTCAACGAGAGACTCGGTGAAATTATAGTACCTGTGAAGATGCAGGTTACCCGCGACAGGACGGAAAGACCCCGTGGAGCTTTACTGCAGCCTGATATTGAATTTTGGTGCAACTTGTACAGGATAGGTAGGAGCCAGAGAACCCGGAGCGCCAGCTTCGGGGGAGGCGTCGGTGGGATACTACCCTGGTTGTATTGAAATTCTAACCCACGCCCCTGATCGGGGCGGGAGACAGTGTCAGGCGGGCAGTTTGACTGGGGCGGTCGCCTCCTAAAGAGTAACGGAGGCGCCCAAAGGTTCCCTCAGAATGGTTGGAAATCATTCGCAGAGTGTAAAGGCACAAGGGAGCTTGACTGCGAGACGTACAGGTCGAGCAGGGTCGAAAGACGGGCTTAGTGATCCGGTGGTTCCGCATGGAAGGGCCATCGCTCAACGGATAAAAGCTACCCCGGGGATAACAGGCTTATCTCCCCCAAGAGTCCACATCGACGGGGAGGTTTGGCACCTCGATGTCGGCTCATCGCATCCTGGGGCTGTAGTCGGTCCCAAGGGTTGGGCTGTTCGCCCATTAAAGCGGTACGCGAGCTGGGTTCAGAACGTCGTGAGACAGTTCGGTCCCTATCCGTCGCGGGCGCAGGAAATTTGAGAGGAGCTGTCCTTAGTACGAGAGGACCGGGATGGACACACCGCTGGTGTACCAGTTGTTCCGCCAGGGGCATCGCTGGGTAGCTATGTGTGGCCGGGATAAGTGCTGAAAGCATCTAAGCACGAAGCCCCCCTCAAGATGAGATTTCCCATTGCGCAAGCAAGTAAGATCCCTCAAAGACGATGAGGTAGATAGGTTCGGGGTGGAAGCGCAGCGATGCGTGCAGCTGACGAATACTAATCGATCGAGGACTTAACCAACATAGTTGTTTTCAATGTCGCATATCC is from Planococcus liqunii and encodes:
- a CDS encoding deoxynucleoside kinase; the encoded protein is MPVPFITVEGPIGVGKTSLAKAIADHHRFQMLKEIVDENPFLTKFYEDIEEWSFQTEMFFLCNRYKQLTDIQKKFISNREPVAADYHIFKNLIFAKRTLPDAEYAKYEAIYKILTADMPAPNMVIYLHASLDTLMKRIKMRGREFEQMITPAYMEQLVADYHEFIERFEREHPEIPVLRFNGDEMDFVQNEVDLQQILTKVDETLQQRSLTI
- a CDS encoding deoxynucleoside kinase is translated as MNLREKYGIPENAVITIAGTVGVGKSTMTKALADTLHFRTSFEKVDANPYLDLFYDDFEKWSFHLQIYFLAERFKEQKRMFEYGGGFIQDRSIYEDTGIFAKMHWEKGTMNNVDYETYTNLFEAMVMTPYFPHPDLLIYLEGSIEDILGRIQERGRAMEQQTPVEYWLEMHERYEKWINSFNGCPVLRLNINDYDLMNDPDCAERIVERIGNFMQQTSLLKK
- the dnaX gene encoding DNA polymerase III subunit gamma/tau — its product is MAYQAFYRVYRPQSFSEMSGQSHIKQTLQNALLYNKTTHAYLFSGPRGTGKTSAAKIFAKALNCEQAPVAEPCNECSSCKSITEGSNTDVIEFDAASNSRVEEMREIIEKVRFSPANSRFKIYIIDEVHMLSNSAFNALLKTLEEPPEHVVFILATTEPHKLPLTIISRCQRFDFKRLTQTDIVERMIEVLTDAGIPYNEQVLKVIAQAAAGGMRDALSLLDQVVSFSGDEMTLEDALLVTGSISQDMFYDIAEALVERDIGQALTLLEQLVRDGKDPVRLVEDFITFFRDLLLIQTAPDLHDMLELAAHEERFEALAKQFEPATLYAWIDVLTKTQQEMRFSNHTKIYLETALLKMVQADAPAMISSDSASPELEAKVNQLEQLVIQLQQQLKNGAIAAAPAAANAEPKRRQRSQSAFKIPVGRIQDVLKNATKPDIQAIKTNWATVMGQLQRSHAALLNEAEPVAASADAFVLKFKYDIHCQMASDNQTFAVAFSQLLQQYTGKAYTPIFVPDESWLKIREEFIRSNGLKAGADEKQTESEEPHPFSAEGSAAEEDPFIAEAERLFGKDFVEIHED
- a CDS encoding YbaB/EbfC family nucleoid-associated protein, with translation MRGGGNMQGMMKQMQKMQKQMAEAQEELGTLKFEGSAGGGMVKVTVSGHKEVLDVVLDPSVVDPEDVEMLQDLLIVATNEAFKKADEHANSTMGKFTKGLNLPGMF
- the recR gene encoding recombination mediator RecR; translated protein: MHYPEPISKLMESFMKLPGIGPKTAARLAFFVLGMKEDTVLDFAKALVDAKRNLSFCSNCGHITDVDPCMICQDQSRDRTTICVVQDPKDVIAMEKMRDYTGLYHVLQGAISPMDGIGPEDINVPSLLKRLQDETVSELILATNPTIEGEATAMYISRLVKPSGIKTTRIAHGLPVGGDLEYADEVTLSKALEGRREL